A genomic window from Desulfovibrio porci includes:
- a CDS encoding cobalt-precorrin 5A hydrolase — protein sequence MSQRSSEAGTVCCVDAEAVPALLCHALSRDALPLARRLAARLPAAPWCAPDGRNVATCRISAPARLAEADICPFDDLAAFLAREYRRHTAHVFVGATGIAVRVLAPLLRHKSQDPPVVVLDPAGRFVISLLSGHWGGGNALARHLAVLLQATPVITTASDQTAEQDRVQAAIAPAALDLLIRDAGLRILDWERLPQAQAALLEGRPLRLWDPCRALPAALPPRFERLPEDWNHEDDARETLPLLAAHWRHLPPSPGLLRLAVPRLYAGLGCRRGIPKDAALAALTELCGAHDLELQAVASLATVTEKADEPALRATAARLRIPLRTFPAGELARCATPNPSEAAGRRFNQPPFSVCEASALLAARADGHSAGLLLPKTAIQSCLTIAVALAVPVTPTPQTA from the coding sequence TTGAGCCAAAGGTCATCGGAAGCGGGGACCGTCTGCTGTGTTGACGCAGAGGCGGTCCCCGCTCTGCTTTGCCATGCCTTGAGCCGGGACGCCCTGCCCCTGGCCCGGCGGCTGGCCGCACGGCTGCCCGCGGCCCCCTGGTGCGCGCCTGACGGCCGCAACGTGGCGACCTGCCGGATCAGCGCCCCGGCCCGCCTGGCCGAGGCGGACATCTGTCCCTTTGACGATCTGGCCGCCTTTCTGGCCCGGGAATACCGCCGCCACACGGCGCACGTTTTTGTAGGCGCTACGGGCATTGCCGTGCGCGTGCTGGCTCCCCTGCTGCGGCACAAAAGCCAGGACCCTCCCGTCGTGGTGCTGGACCCGGCCGGGCGCTTCGTCATCAGCCTGCTTTCCGGCCATTGGGGCGGGGGCAATGCTCTGGCCCGGCATCTGGCCGTTCTGTTGCAGGCCACGCCGGTGATTACCACGGCCTCGGACCAGACTGCCGAACAGGACAGGGTACAGGCGGCAATCGCGCCGGCGGCCCTGGATCTGCTGATCCGGGACGCGGGCCTGCGCATTCTGGACTGGGAGCGCCTGCCGCAGGCTCAGGCCGCCCTGCTGGAGGGCCGGCCCCTGCGGCTCTGGGATCCCTGCCGGGCTCTGCCCGCCGCCCTGCCGCCGCGCTTCGAGCGCCTGCCCGAAGACTGGAACCATGAGGACGACGCGCGTGAAACTTTGCCGCTGCTGGCCGCCCATTGGCGGCATCTGCCCCCGTCTCCCGGCCTGCTGCGCCTGGCCGTGCCCCGGCTCTACGCGGGCCTGGGCTGCCGCCGGGGCATCCCCAAAGACGCGGCCCTGGCCGCACTGACGGAACTGTGCGGCGCGCATGATCTGGAATTGCAGGCCGTGGCGTCCCTGGCCACGGTCACGGAAAAAGCGGACGAACCCGCCCTGCGCGCGACGGCGGCCCGGCTGCGCATTCCCCTGCGGACCTTTCCGGCCGGGGAGCTGGCCCGTTGCGCCACGCCCAATCCTTCCGAAGCCGCCGGACGGCGTTTCAACCAGCCGCCGTTCAGCGTCTGTGAAGCCTCGGCCCTGCTGGCCGCGCGGGCGGACGGGCACAGCGCCGGCCTGCTCCTGCCCAAAACCGCAATTCAGAGCTGCCTGACCATAGCCGTGGCCCTGGCCGTTCCCGTAACCCCAACCCCGCAAACAGCATGA
- the hemL gene encoding glutamate-1-semialdehyde 2,1-aminomutase — protein sequence MDDLSRQLFEKACALIPGGVNSPVRACHNVDSLPLFIAEAHGCRLTDVDGREYIDFVLSWGPMILGHDEASVTAALREAAGRGTSYGAPCPDEVALAAEVVAAMPGLEMVRMVNSGTEATMSALRLARGVTKRHKLLKFIGCYHGHADPFLAAAGSGVATFSLPGTPGVPPAVVADTLLAPYNDLDAVKECFARHGADIAAVIVEPVAANMGLVLPKPGFLEGLRALADQYGSLLIFDEVITGFRAAFGGAQARFNIDPDLTTFGKIIGGGLPVGAFGGKRRFMEHVAPQGEVYQAGTLSGNPLAMAAGLATLRRLKTLDYDALEARTRAFAEALRDILRAKGVPVQMPTLASMFCPFFSEEPVTDFVQAQACDQKLFTSFYKQMRAQGIYLAPSGFETGMVSFAHSDEDFNRALDAARKVLF from the coding sequence ATGGACGACCTTTCCCGCCAGTTGTTTGAAAAAGCCTGCGCGCTGATCCCCGGCGGGGTCAACAGCCCGGTGCGGGCCTGCCATAATGTGGACAGCCTGCCCCTGTTCATCGCCGAAGCCCACGGCTGCCGCCTCACGGACGTGGACGGCCGGGAATACATCGACTTCGTGCTGTCCTGGGGGCCCATGATCCTGGGCCATGACGAGGCTTCGGTGACCGCGGCCCTGCGCGAGGCGGCCGGGCGCGGCACCAGCTACGGCGCGCCCTGCCCGGACGAGGTGGCTCTGGCCGCCGAAGTGGTGGCGGCCATGCCCGGCCTGGAAATGGTGCGCATGGTCAATTCCGGCACCGAGGCCACCATGAGCGCCCTGCGCCTGGCGCGCGGCGTGACCAAACGCCACAAGCTGCTCAAATTCATCGGCTGCTATCACGGCCATGCCGATCCCTTCCTGGCCGCCGCCGGTTCCGGCGTGGCCACCTTCTCCCTCCCCGGCACGCCCGGCGTGCCCCCGGCGGTGGTGGCCGACACCCTTCTGGCTCCCTACAATGACCTGGACGCGGTCAAGGAATGCTTCGCCAGACACGGCGCGGACATCGCTGCCGTTATTGTGGAGCCCGTGGCCGCCAACATGGGTCTGGTCCTCCCCAAGCCCGGCTTTCTGGAAGGGCTGCGCGCCCTGGCCGACCAGTACGGCAGCCTGCTGATTTTCGACGAGGTGATCACCGGCTTCCGCGCGGCCTTCGGCGGCGCTCAGGCCCGCTTCAACATTGATCCGGACCTGACCACCTTCGGCAAGATCATCGGCGGCGGCCTGCCTGTGGGCGCGTTCGGCGGCAAGCGCCGCTTCATGGAGCACGTTGCTCCGCAGGGCGAGGTCTACCAGGCGGGCACCCTGTCCGGCAATCCGCTGGCCATGGCCGCCGGTCTGGCCACCCTGCGCCGGCTGAAGACCCTGGACTACGACGCCCTGGAAGCCCGCACCCGCGCCTTTGCCGAAGCCCTGCGCGACATTCTGCGGGCCAAGGGCGTGCCGGTGCAGATGCCCACCCTGGCCTCCATGTTCTGCCCCTTCTTCAGCGAGGAGCCGGTGACCGATTTTGTCCAGGCCCAGGCCTGCGATCAGAAGCTTTTCACCAGCTTTTACAAGCAGATGCGTGCTCAGGGCATCTACCTGGCCCCCTCGGGCTTCGAGACGGGCATGGTTTCTTTCGCCCACAGCGACGAGGACTTCAACCGCGCGCTGGATGCGGCCCGCAAGGTGCTTTTTTGA
- the ahbB gene encoding siroheme decarboxylase subunit beta — translation MSHQFSEAERAVLRIVQADLPDTLTPYADMAREAGISEAEVLELLTRLKASGAIRRFGASIKHQKTGWTHNAMVAWKADEAAVDACGRIAAEHDHISHVYYRPSSAPDWPYTLYTMVHGRSEAECLGVVDDLLRSWPLKEYAILRSLKELKKISMTYFA, via the coding sequence ATGAGTCACCAGTTCAGCGAAGCCGAACGCGCCGTCCTGCGCATCGTCCAGGCCGATCTGCCGGACACGCTCACCCCCTATGCCGACATGGCCCGCGAGGCGGGCATCAGCGAAGCCGAAGTGCTGGAACTGCTGACCCGCCTGAAAGCCTCCGGCGCCATCCGCCGCTTCGGCGCCAGCATCAAGCATCAGAAAACCGGCTGGACGCACAACGCCATGGTGGCCTGGAAGGCGGACGAGGCGGCGGTGGACGCCTGCGGGCGCATCGCCGCCGAACACGACCATATTTCCCACGTCTACTACCGCCCCAGCTCCGCGCCGGACTGGCCGTACACCCTCTACACCATGGTGCACGGCCGCAGCGAAGCGGAATGCCTCGGCGTGGTGGACGATCTGCTGCGCTCCTGGCCGCTCAAAGAGTACGCCATCCTGCGCAGCCTCAAGGAACTGAAAAAAATTTCCATGACCTATTTCGCCTGA
- a CDS encoding iron-containing alcohol dehydrogenase — protein MHAWNFRTPVLIAFGEGKAARIGALVKGRTSGKVLLVTGPVLLRTGVVEPVLQSLRKAGVPFALYAETSGEPTSRHADEALALFRREDCAALVACGGGGPMDLAKAVSLLHANNGNPRDYARKDASPRPGPPIFALPTTAGSGSEVSGNTIIIDAASQEKLLIGSPTLVPEAAILDPLLTLSMPPSLTAATGMDALTHAIESRVSRKATEMTIPLSLRAAARLVRFLPLAWERPDDAEARRECLLGALEAGLAFANSSVALVHGMARPLGAKFGVPHGLSNAMLLKTVTAFSLSGDPHGYAQLARAMGGDAAGCDDMAAALLPPLLDDLAARLKIPRLRERVGREELDAQCETMVREALASGSPANNPREAGPEDIARLYREAW, from the coding sequence ATGCATGCCTGGAATTTCCGGACGCCCGTCCTGATCGCCTTCGGCGAGGGCAAGGCCGCGCGCATCGGCGCATTGGTCAAAGGCCGGACTTCCGGCAAGGTTCTGCTGGTCACAGGTCCGGTTCTGCTGCGCACCGGCGTGGTGGAGCCGGTGCTGCAATCCCTGCGAAAGGCGGGCGTGCCCTTTGCGCTTTACGCCGAAACCAGCGGGGAACCCACCAGCCGACATGCGGACGAAGCCCTGGCCCTGTTCCGCCGCGAGGACTGCGCAGCCCTGGTGGCCTGCGGGGGCGGCGGCCCCATGGATCTGGCCAAGGCCGTGAGCCTGCTGCACGCCAACAACGGCAACCCGAGGGACTACGCCCGCAAGGACGCGTCCCCCAGGCCCGGACCGCCGATCTTCGCCCTGCCCACCACCGCCGGTTCGGGCAGTGAAGTTTCCGGCAACACGATCATCATTGACGCGGCTAGTCAGGAAAAACTGCTCATCGGCTCCCCGACGCTGGTGCCGGAAGCCGCGATCCTCGACCCGCTGCTGACCCTCAGCATGCCGCCGTCGCTCACGGCGGCCACCGGTATGGACGCCCTGACCCACGCCATTGAGTCCCGCGTGTCCCGCAAGGCCACGGAAATGACCATTCCACTGTCCCTGCGGGCCGCCGCGCGGCTGGTCCGCTTTCTGCCCCTGGCCTGGGAGCGGCCCGACGACGCCGAAGCCAGGCGCGAATGCCTGCTGGGCGCGCTGGAGGCGGGACTGGCCTTTGCCAACAGCTCCGTGGCTCTGGTCCACGGCATGGCCCGGCCTCTGGGCGCAAAATTCGGCGTGCCGCACGGCCTGAGCAACGCCATGCTGTTGAAAACGGTTACGGCCTTTTCCCTCTCCGGCGATCCTCACGGCTATGCCCAGCTGGCGCGAGCCATGGGTGGAGATGCGGCGGGCTGCGACGACATGGCCGCCGCGCTCCTGCCGCCCCTGCTGGATGATCTTGCGGCACGGCTGAAAATTCCGCGTCTGCGTGAACGCGTCGGCAGGGAGGAGCTGGACGCGCAGTGCGAGACCATGGTGCGTGAGGCCCTGGCCAGTGGCAGCCCGGCCAACAATCCCCGCGAAGCTGGTCCCGAAGACATCGCCCGGCTGTATCGGGAAGCCTGGTAA
- a CDS encoding YbhB/YbcL family Raf kinase inhibitor-like protein, with protein sequence MRRLLFAAPFLLALCALTAGQARAAGDFRLTSPQISDGAFLGQEQVFNGFGCTGKNVSPALNWSNPPKGAKSFALTVYDPDAPTGSGWWHWVVFDIPAASRSLPLQAAAAGRLPRGTVESLTDFGAPGYGGACPPPGDKPHRYIFTLYALATPRLDMDATAMPAQVGFALHALELEGKVLGKATLTARYGR encoded by the coding sequence ATGCGCAGACTGCTCTTTGCCGCCCCGTTCCTTCTGGCCCTGTGCGCGCTGACCGCCGGTCAGGCCCGCGCCGCCGGCGACTTCCGCCTGACCAGCCCGCAAATCTCCGATGGAGCCTTTCTCGGGCAGGAGCAGGTCTTCAACGGTTTCGGCTGCACGGGTAAAAACGTCTCCCCGGCCCTGAACTGGAGCAATCCGCCCAAGGGCGCCAAAAGCTTCGCGCTCACGGTCTATGATCCGGACGCGCCCACAGGCAGCGGCTGGTGGCACTGGGTCGTCTTCGACATCCCGGCCGCGTCCCGTTCCCTGCCGCTTCAGGCCGCGGCCGCGGGCAGGCTGCCCAGGGGAACCGTGGAATCGCTCACCGATTTCGGCGCGCCCGGCTACGGCGGGGCCTGCCCGCCTCCCGGCGACAAGCCCCACCGCTATATTTTCACACTCTACGCCCTGGCGACGCCGCGTCTCGACATGGACGCCACGGCCATGCCGGCCCAGGTGGGCTTCGCGCTTCACGCCCTGGAGCTTGAGGGCAAGGTGCTGGGCAAGGCCACGCTGACAGCCCGCTACGGCAGATAA
- a CDS encoding RNA recognition motif domain-containing protein, with translation MSKSIYVGNLPWSANEEQVQDLFAEYGSVLSVKLISDRETGRARGFGFVEMEDGEADAAIEALDNFSFGGRTLRVNEAKPRAPRQPRY, from the coding sequence ATGTCCAAGTCCATTTATGTCGGAAACCTTCCCTGGTCGGCTAACGAAGAACAGGTTCAGGATCTTTTTGCCGAATACGGCAGCGTCCTGTCCGTGAAACTCATCAGCGACAGGGAAACCGGCCGCGCCCGCGGGTTCGGTTTTGTGGAAATGGAGGACGGCGAAGCCGATGCCGCCATTGAAGCTCTGGACAACTTCAGCTTTGGCGGCCGCACCTTGCGCGTCAACGAAGCTAAACCCAGGGCGCCGCGTCAGCCCCGTTACTAG
- the dnaB gene encoding replicative DNA helicase, whose amino-acid sequence MTAPGREAGGGSSSRTGGRGSQPGAAARAAEADLLRRVPPHSAEAEQAVLGGVLMRPQLMHSIVDMLTENDFYLPAHTIIFRAFLELYRKSAPIDLISTAEHLKSRNEMEDAGGAVYLADLAQAVVSGANAEYYATIVRDKALQRGLIEVCSGIIGNCYDASREVAALLDESEQAVFSISQRTSSRDFTPTKDLLDKVFENLSKLADSKDVITGVTTGYTRLDKLTAGLQPSDLIIVAARPSMGKTAFSLCMALNAAVRQNVPVAVFSLEMSKEQLMQRMLAVWGKVDLSKLRRPSLLSDDDWQRLYTAADVVARAPIFIDDTPALTTLELRARARRLKAEKGLGLVVVDYLQLMRTSRRTDSRELEISDISRSLKGLAKEMYVPVVALSQLNRKVEERGDKRPMLSDLRESGAIEQDADVIMFVYRDDVYKFQKPSERPPQGVAEIIIGKQRNGPVGMAELMYISPYTSFEDIAPDWSPPPSESQS is encoded by the coding sequence ATGACCGCCCCCGGCCGCGAGGCCGGGGGCGGCTCGTCTTCCAGAACGGGCGGCAGGGGTTCTCAACCCGGCGCGGCCGCCCGCGCGGCGGAAGCCGATCTGCTGCGCCGCGTGCCGCCGCACAGCGCCGAGGCCGAGCAGGCCGTGCTGGGCGGCGTGCTGATGCGGCCCCAGCTCATGCACAGCATTGTGGACATGCTGACCGAGAACGATTTTTACCTGCCCGCCCACACCATCATCTTCCGCGCCTTTCTGGAACTCTACCGCAAATCCGCCCCCATCGATCTCATTTCCACGGCCGAGCATCTCAAGAGCCGCAATGAGATGGAGGACGCGGGCGGCGCGGTTTATCTGGCCGATCTGGCCCAGGCCGTGGTTTCCGGGGCCAATGCTGAATATTACGCCACCATCGTGCGCGACAAGGCCCTGCAACGCGGGCTCATCGAAGTCTGTTCCGGCATCATCGGCAACTGTTACGACGCCTCGCGCGAAGTGGCCGCCCTGCTGGACGAATCCGAGCAGGCGGTTTTTTCCATATCCCAGCGCACCTCAAGCCGCGACTTTACGCCGACCAAGGATCTGCTGGACAAAGTTTTTGAAAATCTCTCCAAGCTGGCCGACTCCAAGGACGTGATCACCGGCGTGACCACGGGCTACACCCGTCTGGACAAGCTCACCGCCGGGCTTCAGCCTTCGGATCTGATCATCGTGGCCGCGCGTCCCAGTATGGGCAAGACGGCTTTTTCGCTCTGCATGGCGCTCAACGCGGCCGTGCGCCAGAACGTGCCGGTGGCGGTCTTCTCCCTGGAAATGAGCAAGGAACAGCTCATGCAGCGCATGCTGGCCGTCTGGGGGAAGGTGGATCTCTCCAAACTACGGCGGCCCTCCCTGCTCAGCGACGACGACTGGCAGCGCCTGTACACTGCCGCCGACGTGGTGGCCCGCGCGCCCATCTTCATTGACGACACCCCGGCCCTGACCACGCTGGAACTGCGCGCCCGCGCCCGCCGCCTCAAGGCTGAAAAAGGTCTGGGCCTGGTGGTGGTGGACTATCTTCAGCTCATGCGCACCAGCCGCCGTACGGATTCGCGCGAACTGGAAATTTCGGACATCTCCCGCTCGCTCAAAGGCCTGGCCAAGGAAATGTACGTGCCGGTGGTGGCCCTTTCCCAGCTCAACCGCAAGGTGGAGGAACGCGGGGACAAGCGCCCCATGCTCTCGGACCTGCGCGAATCCGGGGCCATTGAGCAGGATGCGGACGTGATCATGTTCGTCTACCGTGACGACGTCTACAAGTTCCAGAAGCCCTCCGAGCGCCCCCCCCAGGGCGTGGCCGAAATCATCATCGGCAAACAGCGCAACGGCCCGGTGGGCATGGCCGAGCTCATGTATATCTCACCCTACACCTCTTTCGAAGACATCGCGCCGGACTGGTCGCCGCCGCCCTCGGAGAGTCAGAGCTGA
- the rplI gene encoding 50S ribosomal protein L9 encodes MKLILRADVENLGTLGEVVNVKPGYGRNFLLPQGLAMVASEANLKVFEQERKKLQARMDALRADAQSVQARLEALEVVIPMHVGENDKLYGSVTSTIIGDALAALGVDVDRRRILMDAPIRTLGEHPVRIRLHASVIAVVPVKVISDHQPEEEEVIVEAAVEAQVEETQAEAAQ; translated from the coding sequence ATGAAACTGATACTTCGCGCCGATGTGGAAAATCTCGGCACCCTTGGCGAGGTGGTCAACGTCAAGCCCGGTTACGGCCGCAACTTTCTGTTGCCGCAGGGCCTGGCTATGGTGGCCAGTGAAGCCAACCTGAAAGTTTTTGAACAGGAACGCAAAAAACTCCAGGCCCGTATGGACGCCCTGCGCGCCGACGCCCAGAGCGTACAGGCCCGCCTGGAAGCCCTGGAAGTCGTCATTCCCATGCATGTGGGCGAAAACGACAAACTTTACGGCTCGGTGACCTCCACCATCATCGGCGACGCCCTCGCCGCTCTGGGTGTGGACGTGGACCGCCGCCGCATCCTGATGGACGCGCCCATCCGCACACTGGGCGAACACCCGGTGCGTATCCGCCTGCACGCCAGCGTCATCGCGGTGGTGCCGGTGAAGGTGATTTCCGATCACCAGCCCGAGGAAGAGGAAGTCATCGTGGAAGCGGCGGTCGAAGCCCAGGTTGAAGAAACCCAGGCCGAGGCCGCCCAGTAG
- the rpsR gene encoding 30S ribosomal protein S18 — MAFKKKFAPRRKFCRFCADKELPLNYKRPDILRDFITERGKIIARRITGTCAHHQRLLTREIKRARQMALLIYTATHDSVVKKKSMI, encoded by the coding sequence ATGGCCTTCAAGAAGAAATTTGCCCCGCGCCGCAAGTTCTGCCGCTTCTGCGCCGACAAGGAACTGCCCCTGAACTACAAGCGTCCCGACATCCTGCGCGACTTCATCACCGAGCGCGGCAAGATCATCGCCCGGCGCATCACGGGCACCTGCGCCCATCACCAGCGCCTGCTGACCCGCGAAATCAAACGCGCCCGCCAGATGGCTCTGCTCATTTACACCGCCACGCACGACTCCGTCGTCAAGAAAAAGAGCATGATCTAA
- the rpsF gene encoding 30S ribosomal protein S6, which yields MRKFETLLLLSPELSAENREGILNALVTVIEREGGVMTEVDHWGMRDLAYPVHKLMRGYYVRLVYDAPAALVAELERNIRITDGIFKFVTVKLADEVAGEVA from the coding sequence ATGCGGAAATTCGAAACCCTGCTGCTCCTGTCGCCGGAGCTTTCCGCCGAAAACCGCGAGGGCATTCTCAACGCTCTTGTGACGGTTATCGAGCGCGAAGGGGGCGTCATGACGGAAGTGGATCACTGGGGTATGCGTGATCTGGCCTATCCCGTGCACAAGCTGATGCGCGGCTATTACGTGCGCCTGGTGTACGACGCCCCGGCCGCCCTGGTGGCCGAGCTGGAACGTAATATCCGGATCACCGACGGCATCTTCAAGTTCGTGACCGTCAAGCTGGCCGACGAAGTGGCCGGGGAGGTTGCCTAA